In Sorghum bicolor cultivar BTx623 chromosome 8, Sorghum_bicolor_NCBIv3, whole genome shotgun sequence, one genomic interval encodes:
- the LOC8066296 gene encoding disease resistance protein RPM1, which produces MAEAVVGVLIAKLGAALANQATAYGASLLLCNETSALKALFGEIHKSKEELESMKAYLHESERFKDTDEITGIFINKIRELSFKIEDVVDEFMYKLEDDNHGGFAAKMTKRIKHLKVWHRLAHKLYDINAQLKDAAERRARYVIPGMQGNAGSSDNHGRSTNQNLCFAREEDVVGIEDKATKLKHWLVGDLEEKNYKIATVWGMGGVGKTTLVDHVYKTVKLEFDAAAWVTVSKSYQVEDLLKRIAREFGIVTDVTNMEIRNLVEIIRKHLEGKRFILVLDDVWEKDVWINNIMEVFPTNCTSRFVFTSRKFEVASLATGNCAIKLEPLGEKHSWKLFCKAAFRNSDDKWCPSELHDLATKFLQKCEGLPIAIACIGRLLSSKDLTYAAWDSVYRELEFQPTNNVIRGVDIILKVSLEDLPYELKNCFLYCAIFPEDQELTRRTLMRHWITSGFIKEKDNRTLEQVAEEYLNDLVNRSLLQVVIKNASGRVKRCRMHDVIRHLAIEKAAKECFGIIYEGYGNFSVHGTRRLSIQRTNNVPLNQYSATYLRAIYGFTSSVNIDLVRPILASSILLSTLDLQGTRIKMLPNDVFKLFNLRFLGLRDTRIEILPEDIGRLQNLEVLDAAHTCLLYLPKGVAKLIKLRHLYATVKITERCLFFGYAGVKMPKGIRNLTGLHVLQTVKATPEILCDVAALTELRKFAVDNVTSEHSVDLRNAVLNMSNLVSLIIHMSNENEVLPLEGLHLPETLSKLSLDGKLEKKQMPQILSSWLHLNNLTKMSLKSSKLDENSFRTLMVLCNLRKLALFKAYDGNKLCFCAQTFPRLTELHIMGAPQLNQVKIEEDALGNLVELSFSVCPELKCLPHGIEYLEALDELYLEDVADELIEIFRQEGEANECKEELLKITNIREVIVTSTDKDFWRRIVSRKGNELAN; this is translated from the coding sequence ATGGCAGAGGCTGTTGTGGGTGTGTTGATCGCCAAGCTCGGTGCTGCCTTGGCCAACCAGGCAACAGCCTATGGTGCATCCCTGCTGCTTTGCAATGAAACTTCTGCTCTCAAGGCTCTCTTTGGCGAGATCCACAAATCCAAGGAGGAGCTGGAGAGCATGAAAGCCTACTTGCATGAGTCAGAGAGGTTCAAGGATACCGACGAGATCACCGGCATCTTCATCAACAAGATCCGGGAACTATCTTTCAAGATTGAGGATGTTGTCGATGAGTTCATGTACAAGCTTGAGGACGACAACCATGGAGGATTTGCAGCCAAGATGACGAAGAGGATCAAGCATCTCAAGGTTTGGCACCGTCTAGCTCACAAGCTCTATGATATCAATGCCCAGCTTAAAGACGCTGCGGAAAGGAGGGCCCGTTATGTCATCCCAGGAATGCAGGGAAACGCTGGGAGCAGTGACAATCATGGCAGATCCACCAATCAAAATTTATGTTTTGCAAGAGAAGAGGATGTAGTTGGTATTGAAGATAAGGCAACCAAGCTCAAACATTGGCTAGTAGGTGATCTGGAAGAAAAGAACTACAAAATAGCCACAGTGTGGGGAATGggtggtgtaggtaaaactacTTTGGTTGACCATGTCTACAAGACTGTGAAACTGGAATTTGATGCTGCAGCCTGGGTAACAGTGTCAAAGAGTTACCAAGTTGAAGACTTGCTAAAGAGGATTGCAAGAGAGTTTGGGATTGTAACTGATGTTACTAATATGGAAATTAGAAACTTAGTTGAGATCATCCGGAAACATCTTGAAGGTAAAAGGTTTATCTTGGTTCTTGATgatgtttgggaaaaggatgtaTGGATTAATAATATCATGGAAGTCTTTCCAACTAATTGCACCAGCCGATTTGTTTTCAcatcaagaaagtttgaagttgCATCATTGGCAACTGGTAATTGCGCTATTAAACTGGAACCTCTAGGAGAAAAACACTCTTGGAAGTTATTCTGCAAAGCAGCTTTCCGGAATAGTGATGACAAATGGTGCCCATCAGAGTTACATGATTTGGCTACAAAGTTCTTACAAAAGTGTGAAGGTTTGCCTATTGCCATTGCATGCATAGGACGTTTATTGTCTTCCAAAGACCTAACATACGCAGCATGGGACAGTGTGTACAGGGAGTTAGAATTTCAGCCAACTAATAATGTGATCCGTGGTGTTGATATTATTCTAAAAGTCAGTTTGGAGGACCTTCCATATGAACTGAAGAATTGTTTCTTATATTGTGCAATATTTCCAGAGGATCAAGAATTGACAAGGCGAACCTTAATGAGGCACTGGATTACttctggattcatcaaggaaaaagataacagaACACTAGAACAAGTGGCAGAGGAGTACTTGAATGATCTAGTAAACCGAAGCCTACTACAAGTTGTGATTAAAAATGCGTCTGGACGGGTGAAACGTTGCCGAATGCATGATGTTATCCGCCATCTTGCCATTGAAAAGGCAGCAAAAGAATGCTTTGGTATTATTTATGAGGGCTATGGGAACTTTTCGGTACATGGAACACGCAGACTGTCAATACAGAGGACCAACAATGTACCACTGAATCAATACAGTGCAACATATCTCCGTGCAATATATGGTTTCACGAGTTCTGTTAATATTGATTTGGTGAGGCCTATCCTTGCATCCTCAATATTGTTGTCCACGTTGGATCTACAAGGGACTAGAATCAAAATGCTGCCTAATGATGTCTTCAAATTGTTTAATCTGCGTTTCTTGGGTCTTCGCGACACTAGAATTGAGATTCTACCAGAGGACATTGGAAGATTGCAGAACCTAGAAGTACTGGATGCAGCGCATACATGTCTGCTATATTTACCAAAGGGTGTCGCAAAACTAATCAAGCTTAGGCACCTATATGCGACTGTAAAGATCACTGAACGATGTTTATTCTTCGGTTATGCTGGAGTTAAGATGCCAAAGGGCATTAGGAACTTGACTGGACTGCATGTTCTGCAAACTGTTAAAGCTACCCCAGAGATTCTCTGTGATGTTGCAGCTTTGACGGAGCTACGAAAATTTGCAGTTGACAATGTAACAAGTGAGCACTCAGTAGACTTGCGTAATGCTGTTCTGAACATGAGCAATCTTGTCTCTTTGATAATTCATATGTCAAATGAAAATGAAGTGTTGCCATTGGAAGGACTCCATTTACCAGAAACTCTTTCGAAGCTTTCATTGGATGGGAAGCTGGAAAAGAAACAGATGCCTCAAATTCTATCATCCTGGTTGCATCTTAACAACCTTACTAAAATGTCTCTTAAATCCTCCAAACTTGATGAGAACTCATTTAGAACCCTCATGGTGTTGTGTAATTTACGCAAACTTGCCCTTTTCAAGGCTTATGATGGAAACAAATTATGTTTCTGTGCACAAACGTTTCCTAGACTGACAGAACTACATATAATGGGTGCTCCGCAGCTCAACCAAGTTAAAATAGAAGAAGATGCACTGGGAAACCTTGTTGAACTATCATTTTCAGTGTGCCCAGAATTGAAGTGCCTCCCTCATGGCATTGAGTACCTTGAGGCCCTTGATGAATTGTATTTGGAAGATGTTGCAGATGAGCTTATAGAGATATTTAGGCAGGAAGGTGAGGCAAATGAATGCAAGGAGGAATTATTGAAGATTACCAACATTAGGGAGGTTATTGTTACATCAACTGATAAAGACTTTTGGCGAAGAATTGTATCCAGAAAAGGGAATGAATTGGCTAACTGA
- the LOC110437605 gene encoding uncharacterized protein LOC110437605, whose amino-acid sequence MPPRGRGRGRGVPLNPPATIEQLLAVQTQLMEALVNNQQNHPIGGAPPRDKRGEFLKGHPPVFTHATDPLEADDWLRAVEKQLNIAQCDDRQKVLFASGQLQGEAQTWWESFEYGRPPNAPAITWLEFKENFRSYHIPEGLIELKVEEFRNLKQGSMTVPEYRDKFAQLSRYAPSEVANDADKQRLFLKGLYDGLQLQLMSNEYPNYQTLVNRAIVVDNKRKEMDAKRKRMQGQASRSNTRPRTNQQQGSQQRYQGPPSQWNRGQYP is encoded by the coding sequence ATGCCGCCAAGAGGTAGAGGACGTGGAAGGGGTGTCCCACTCAACCCACCCGCCACCATCGAGCAGCTACTAGCAGTCCAGACGCAGCTTATGGAAGCCCTGGTGAACAACCAACAAAATCACCCAATCGGAGGAGCACCACCGCGTGATAAGCGGGGTGAATTCTTGAAAGGTCATCCCCCTGTGTTCACACATGCTACTGATCCACTGGAGGCAGATGACTGGCTTCGCGCAGTGGAGAAGCAACTCAACATAGCACAGTGTGATGATAGGCAGAAGGTGTTGTTCGCAtctggacaacttcagggagaagctcagacatggtgggagtcgtttGAGTATGGACGACCTCCCAATGCACCTGCTATCACATGGCTGGAGTTCAAGGAGAACTTTAGGTCCTATCACATACCAGAAGGGTTAATAGAACTGAAGGTAGAGGAGTTCCGAAATTTGAAGCAGGGATCTATGACAGTTCCAGAGTATAGGGACAAGTTTGCTCAGTTGTCGCGCTATGCCCCCAGTGAGGTGGCTAATGATGCTGATAAACAACGCCTCTTTTTGAAGGGATTGTATGATGGGCTCCAACTCCAGCTGATGTCCAATGAATACCCCAACTATCAGACGCTTGTGAACCGTGCCATCGTGGTGGATAACAAGCGTAAGGAGATGGATGCAAAAAGGAAGAGGATGCAGGGACAGGCCTCCAGAAGTAATACTCGTCCACGCACCAACCAGCAGCAAGGCTCTCAGCAAAGGTACCAAGGGCCACCTTCACAGTGGAATCGTGGTCAGTACCCCTAG
- the LOC8067242 gene encoding rRNA-processing protein FYV7 — MKRQPPHARGGGGGGDAPVGEGGSGSGGGFKKGKGQGRWGGGSRRRNEQRLGVGGGGALSLAAFASAKSRSTGYNPALIKKQREFYKNAKLISKYKKTKKQQSQSNNRPEIPIHEDGGDTAQDVPKAHHKGKKRIAHSLKEEYEKKCAEDEKAKKERDAEIQAKREHREKSEAKRKELREKMFKKTRSGQPVMRYRIEHLLETALSK; from the exons ATGAAGCGGCAGCCACCACAcgctcgcggcggcggcggcggcggcgacgcgccGGTCGGCGAGGGCGGAAGCGGAAGCGGCGGAGGGTTTAAGAAGGGGAAGGGACAAGGGAGGTGGGGCGGCGGGAGTCGGAGGCGGAACGAGCAGCGGctgggcgtcggcggcggcggggcgctATCCCTCGCTGCATTCGCCAGCGCCAAGTCCCGGAGCACCGGCTACAACCCGGCCCTTATCA AGAAGCAAAGGGAGTTCTACAAGAATGCTAAATTAATTAGCAAGTACAAAAAGACAAAGAAGCAACAAAGTCAGTCAAACAACCGTCCAGAAATTCCAATCCATGAG GATGGTGGTGACACTGCCCAAGATGTGCCAAAGGCACATCATAAAGGGAAGAAGCGCATTGCGCATAGTTTGAAGGAAGAGTATGAGAAGAAATGCGCAGAGGATGAGAAAGCTAAGAAAGAGCGGGATGCAGAAATTCAGGCGAAGAGGGAACATCGGGAGAAGTCTGAGGCAAAGCGGAAAGAACTGAGGGAGAAGATGTTCAAGAAGACAAGGTCTGGACAACCTGTGATGAGATACCGGATCGAGCATCTCTTGGAGACTGCATTAAGCAAATAA